The Eleutherodactylus coqui strain aEleCoq1 chromosome 6, aEleCoq1.hap1, whole genome shotgun sequence genome window below encodes:
- the BOLA1 gene encoding bolA-like protein 1: MRFPGNGCKDASVLSAPLSSALMFSARLLQSCRRVPAVVVASRYSRFRNMEKPVETSIRAKLTQNLEPCHLEVHNESHMHAVPPGSETHFKVVVVSDVFSGKSLIQRHRLVNGLLKEELAGPVHALSIQAETPQQWEKDPTVSKSPACMGGSKHDPQMSKKISSQVHTNTPTTI, encoded by the exons ATGCGATTTCCGGGTAATGGCTGCAAGGACGCTTCAGTACTCTCTGCA CCGTTGAGCTCGGCGCTGATGTTCTCGGCGCGGCTTCTCCAGTCTTGTAGACGAGTCCCTGCAGttgtggtggcatcaagatattCAAGATTCCGAAACATGGAGAAACCTGTGGAGACTTCGATCAGAGCCAAGCTGACTCAGAACTTGGAACCCTGCCACCTAGAGGTGCACAATGAGAGTCACATGCACGCCGTGCCCCCCGGGTCAGAAACCCACTTTAAGGTGGTCGTGGTATCTGATGTGTTCAGTGGGAAGTCTCTCATTCAGCGCCACAGACTTGTCAATGGTCTGCTGAAAGAGGAGTTAGCTGGACCTGTTCACGCCTTGTCCATCCAGGCCGAGACCCCCCAGCAGTGGGAAAAGGACCCCACCGTCAGTAAAAGCCCCGCCTGTATGGGGGGGTCGAAGCATGATCCCCAAATGAGCAAGAAGATCAGCTCTCAGGTGCACACGAACACGCCAACTACCATCTGA